A portion of the Kribbella jejuensis genome contains these proteins:
- a CDS encoding NIPSNAP family protein, with translation MNECCAVADLRQYTLHPGQRDTLIELFDTYFVEGQEATGMHIAGQFRDLDDPDRFVWIRGFRDLPARAEALNSFYYGPVWRAHAAAANATMIDSDNALLLKPVRLGPGYPALDAPRTHVTGQPIIAGAVYHRGAADDGFVEYFTDHVAPVLTGTGAAPVAVFESLVAENNFPQLPLRDEVVLTWFARFPGVSAYDEHRRQLAASRIWNQQVLPELVCRSVKPMQELRLSPTARSQFR, from the coding sequence ATGAACGAGTGCTGCGCCGTTGCCGACCTGCGCCAGTACACGCTGCATCCCGGGCAGCGTGACACCTTGATCGAGCTCTTCGACACCTATTTCGTCGAAGGGCAGGAGGCGACCGGGATGCACATCGCCGGTCAGTTCCGCGACCTCGACGACCCGGACCGGTTCGTCTGGATCCGTGGCTTCCGCGATCTGCCCGCCCGTGCGGAGGCGCTGAACTCCTTCTACTACGGCCCGGTCTGGCGGGCGCACGCCGCGGCCGCGAACGCGACGATGATCGACTCGGACAACGCCCTGCTGCTGAAACCGGTACGGCTCGGCCCGGGCTACCCGGCGCTCGACGCCCCGCGGACGCACGTCACCGGGCAGCCGATCATCGCCGGCGCCGTCTACCACCGGGGCGCCGCGGACGACGGGTTCGTCGAGTACTTCACCGATCACGTCGCCCCGGTGCTGACCGGCACCGGGGCCGCACCGGTCGCGGTGTTCGAGAGTTTGGTTGCCGAGAACAATTTCCCGCAGCTGCCGTTGCGGGACGAGGTGGTGCTGACCTGGTTCGCCCGGTTCCCCGGAGTGTCGGCGTACGACGAACACCGCCGGCAACTGGCGGCGTCCCGGATCTGGAACCAGCAGGTGCTGCCGGAACTGGTCTGCCGGTCGGTGAAGCCGATGCAGGAGCTGCGGCTGAGTCCTACCGCCCGGTCGCAGTTCCGGTAA
- a CDS encoding serine protein kinase RIO, with product MSFPEYELTDNPFIFQFQSIDENLGPDQRWSTWLDVERGSRGPEPRPSWVVTEQAAIDTELGVLKTGKEADVFLIERAVEAIGDNPAKSSLLAAKRYRTEEHRSFNRSTSYVEGRRTRNSRDSRAMAKKTAHGRSVAAGGWAYAEWEALNRLWKAGVPVPYPVQVDGTELLMEFIDDGQGGAAPRLAQVRPAKNVLELYFEQLRGAMRELARAGLAHGDLSPYNVLAQADRIVMIDLPQVVDIVGNPKGMEFLLRDCHNMAAWFTNRGLEIDEQELFADLLTMVF from the coding sequence TTGTCTTTTCCCGAGTACGAACTCACCGATAACCCCTTCATCTTCCAGTTCCAGTCGATCGACGAGAACCTGGGACCGGACCAGCGGTGGTCCACCTGGCTGGACGTCGAGCGCGGTTCTCGCGGCCCGGAACCACGCCCCTCGTGGGTAGTGACGGAACAGGCCGCGATCGACACCGAGCTCGGCGTCCTCAAAACCGGTAAGGAAGCCGACGTCTTCCTGATCGAACGGGCCGTCGAAGCCATCGGCGACAATCCCGCGAAGTCCTCGCTGCTGGCCGCGAAGCGGTACCGCACCGAGGAGCACCGGTCCTTCAACCGCAGTACGTCGTACGTCGAAGGCCGGCGGACCCGGAACAGCCGGGACAGTCGGGCGATGGCGAAGAAGACCGCGCACGGGCGCAGCGTCGCGGCCGGCGGCTGGGCCTACGCCGAGTGGGAGGCGCTCAACCGGCTGTGGAAGGCCGGCGTCCCGGTGCCTTATCCCGTGCAGGTCGACGGCACGGAACTGCTGATGGAGTTCATCGACGACGGCCAGGGCGGCGCCGCGCCCCGACTCGCCCAGGTCCGGCCGGCCAAGAACGTGCTCGAGCTGTACTTCGAGCAGCTCCGCGGCGCGATGCGCGAACTGGCCCGCGCGGGGCTCGCGCACGGCGACCTCTCGCCGTACAACGTGCTCGCGCAGGCCGACCGGATCGTGATGATCGACCTGCCCCAGGTCGTCGACATCGTCGGCAACCCGAAGGGCATGGAATTCCTGTTGCGGGACTGCCACAACATGGC
- a CDS encoding sigma-70 family RNA polymerase sigma factor, translated as MTIAAIEESKQNIADATHELLLEADRVPDPRHQACLDEVVLLNAPVARSIASRYRSKGVDPDDLEQVAYLGLVKAANGYRLDADTAFLSYAVPTIRGELKRYFRDCAWTIRPPRRVQEMQGSIAAAEPELIQRLGHVPSDEETAEALGTDASEVAEATSVRGCFSTLSLDAPGTAEGVASLIETVADSEDGYDLVENVHTLTPAVANLGDRDKRILQLRFCNGFTQEEIGQELGVSQMHVSRLLRGILDTLRSDLADTVSR; from the coding sequence GTGACGATCGCAGCAATCGAAGAGTCCAAGCAGAACATTGCCGACGCGACCCACGAGCTGCTGCTCGAGGCGGACCGCGTTCCCGACCCCCGGCACCAGGCGTGCCTCGACGAAGTCGTACTGCTGAACGCGCCGGTAGCGCGGTCGATCGCCTCCCGGTACCGCAGCAAGGGCGTCGACCCCGACGACCTCGAACAGGTCGCGTACCTCGGCCTGGTGAAGGCCGCGAACGGCTACCGCCTGGACGCCGACACCGCGTTCCTGTCGTACGCCGTACCGACGATCCGCGGCGAGCTGAAACGGTACTTCCGCGACTGCGCGTGGACGATCCGCCCACCGCGACGGGTGCAGGAGATGCAGGGCAGCATCGCCGCCGCCGAACCCGAACTGATCCAGCGGCTCGGGCACGTACCGAGCGACGAGGAGACGGCGGAGGCGCTCGGCACCGACGCGTCCGAGGTCGCCGAGGCCACGTCCGTCCGCGGGTGCTTCAGCACGCTGTCCCTGGACGCGCCCGGTACGGCCGAAGGCGTGGCGAGCCTGATCGAGACGGTGGCGGACTCCGAGGACGGGTACGACCTGGTCGAGAACGTGCACACGCTGACGCCCGCGGTGGCGAACCTCGGCGACCGGGATAAGCGGATCCTCCAGCTCCGGTTCTGCAACGGCTTCACGCAGGAGGAGATCGGCCAGGAGCTCGGCGTCAGCCAGATGCACGTGTCACGGCTGCTGCGCGGCATCCTCGACACCCTTCGTTCCGACCTCGCGGACACCGTTTCGCGGTAG